One stretch of Epinephelus lanceolatus isolate andai-2023 chromosome 15, ASM4190304v1, whole genome shotgun sequence DNA includes these proteins:
- the capn3a gene encoding calpain-3: protein MPYTPSGFFCDRLIRERERRDGEGSLNKPLRFNGQDFSSLRQECLQRKSLFEDESFPATVESLGFKELGHKSNKVKNIVWKRPKEICENPQFIVGGASRTDICQGDLGDCWLLAAIACLTLNEKLLYRVVPQEQSFSEGYGGIFHFQFWRYGDWVDVVIDDRIPTFNNQLVFTKSAERNEFWSALLEKAYAKLHGSYEALKGGNTTEAMEDFTGGVTEFYEMKEAPKELYKIMKKALERGSLMGCSIDSLVPARFETRTVTGLVKGHAYSVTAVEECKSSQHKESKVRLVRLRNPWGQVEWNGPWSDNSKEWVTLSKAEKEKLQHQSAEDGEFWMSFEDFKKNYTKIEICNLTPDALEDDKIHKWTVSVNEGRWVRGCSAGGCRNYPDTFWTNPQYRLRLLEEDDDPEDNEVGCTFVVALMQKNRRKERKMGANLFTIGFAIYEVPKEMHGNKQHMQKDFFLFNSSKARCKSYINLREVTQRFRLTPGEYVIVPSTYEPHQEGEFILRVFSEKKNTSEEIENRIEADHPVPAPASAGEESEEDQQFRTIFQEIAGDDMEITANELKNVLNRVITKHKDLNTEGFSLESCRSMIALMDMDGTGRLNLQEFRHLWNKIKQWQGIFKHYNADQTGSINSYEMRNAVNDAGFRLNNQLYDIITMRYANENMNIDFDSFISCLVRLEAMFRAFQAFDQDGDGTIRLSVLEWLQLTMYA, encoded by the exons ATGCCCTATACACCGTCTGGCTTTTTCTGTGACCGGTTGATCCGGGAACGAGAGAGGAGAGACGGGGAAGGGTCTCTGAACAAGCCCCTCCGCTTCAACGGCCAGGACTTCAGCTCCCTGAGACAGGAGTGTCTCCAGAGGAAGAGCCTGTTCGAGGATGAATCTTTCCCGGCCACCGTGGAGTCTTTGGGCTTCAAGGAGCTCGGACACAAGTCCAACAAGGTCAAGAACATCGTCTGGAAGAGGCCCAAG GAAATCTGTGAGAATCCTCAGTTCATTGTTGGAGGAGCCAGTAGGACAGACATCTGCCAGGGAGACCTCG gtgACTGCTGGTTGCTGGCCGCCATCGCCTGTCTGACCTTGAATGAGAAGCTTCTGTACCGTGTGGTTCCCCAGGAGCAGAGCTTCTCTGAGGGCTATGGAGGCATCTTCCACTTCCAG TTCTGGCGTTACGGCGACTGGGTCGATGTCGTCATTGACGACCGCATCCCAACCTTCAACAACCAGCTGGTCTTCACCAAGTCTGCCGAGAGGAACGAGTTCTGGAGCGCCCTGCTAGAGAAGGCCTACGCCAA GCTGCACGGCTCCTACGAGGCCCTGAAGGGTGGAAACACCACCGAGGCCATGGAGGATTTCACCGGTGGAGTCACTGAGTTCTACGAGATGAAGGAAGCTCCAAAAGAGCTCTACAAGATCATGAAAAAAGCTCTGGAGAGAGGCTCCCTCATGGGCTGCTCCATCGAT tcCCTGGTTCCTGCTCGCTTTGAGACTCGTACTGTGACGGGACTTGTGAAGGGTCATGCCTACTCTGTGACAGCTGTGGAGGAG TGCAAATCGTCTCAGCACAAGGAGTCTAAGGTTCGTCTGGTGCGTCTCAGGAACCCGTGGGGTCAAGTGGAGTGGAATGGTCCCTGGAGTGACAA CTCCAAGGAGTGGGTCACTCTGTCTAAGGCTGAAAAAGAGAAGCTGCAGCACCAGAGTGCCGAGGATGGAGAGTTCTG GATGTCATTCGAGGACTTCAAGAAGAACTACACTAAGATCGAGATCTGTAACCTCACCCCTGACGCCCTGGAGGACGATAAGATTCACAAGTGGACGGTTTCTGTGAACGAGGGTCGCTGGGTGAGAGGCTGCTCAGCTGGTGGCTGCAGGAACTACCCAG ACACTTTCTGGACCAACCCTCAGTACCGCCTTCGTCTGCTGGAGGAGGACGACGACCCCGAGGACAATGAAGTGGGCTGCACCTTCGTGGTGGCTCTGATGCAGAAGAACAGGCGGAAAGAGCGCAAGATGGGAGCCAACCTCTTCACCATCGGATTCGCCATTTATGAG GTGCCAAAGGAG ATGCACGGGAACAAGCAGCACATGCAGAAGGACTTCTTCCTGTTCAACTCCTCCAAAGCCCGCTGCAAGTCCTACATCAACCTGCGCGAGGTGACCCAGCGTTTCCGCCTGACCCCCGGGGAGTACGTCATCGTCCCCTCCACGTACGAGCCGCACCAGGAGGGAGAGTTCATCCTGCGAGTCTTCTCTGAAAAGAAGAACACCTCAGA GGAGATAGAGAACAGGATCGAGGCCGATCATCCAGTG CCGGCGCCAGCCTCAGCGGGGGAAGAGAGCGAGGAGGACCAGCAGTTCAGGACTATTTTTCAGGAGATAGCCGGTGAT GACATGGAAATCACAGCCAACGAACTGAAGAACGTTCTCAACAGAGTGATCACCAAAC ACAAGGACCTGAACACAGAGGGCTTCAGcctggagagctgcaggagcaTGATTGCTCTGATGGAC ATGGACGGGACAGGTAGACTCAACCTTCAGGAGTTCAGACATCTGTGGAATAAGATCAAACAGTGGCAG GGAATCTTTAAGCACTATAACGCTGATCAGACCGGCAGCATCAACAGTTACGAGATGAGGAATGCTGTCAATGACGCAG GCTTCCGTCTCAACAACCAGCTGTACGACATCATCACCATGCGCTACGCAAACGAGAACATGAACATCGACTTCGACAGCTTCATCAGCTGTCTGGTCCGGCTTGAAGCCATGTTCA GGGCGTTCCAGGCCTTCGATCAGGATGGAGATGGTACGATCAGACTCAGTGTCCTGGAG